In Chitinophaga oryzae, the sequence CCCCGAACTGCAGCTGCCGGAAAATCCTTTCGTGAACTACATCCCGAGAAGATGGCCTTATCCTTCCAACGAGATCCTGGCCAACCCGCAGCCTGATCATAAGGTTACTACCGCTGACCGTGTATGGTGGGATGCGAAATAATTACGAATTACGAATTAAAAAAGCGAAGACCTGAGCGATGTATGTTTGCTCAGGTCTTCGCTTTTATCTTCGCTTACGAATTCGTAATTCGTAATTCGTAATTGATTACCGGCTGTAGTTCGGCGCTTCTTTCGTGATTACCACATCGTGCGGGTGGTTTTCTTTCACGGTAGCAGCGGTGATTTTTACGAACTGTGCACCCTGTAAGGCTTTCACGTCTTTGGAACCGGTGAGGCCCATACCGGCGCGCAGGCCGCCAACGAATTGCTGGATCACTTCGGACAGGTAGCCTTTGTAAGGTACGCGGCCTACGATGCCTTCCGGAACGAGTTTCTTGATATCGTCTTCGTCCTGGAAGTAACGGTCTTTACTGCCTTCCTGCATGGCTTCGATAGAGCCCATGCCGCGGTAGGATTTAAATTTACGGCCTTCGTAGATAATGGTTTCTCCGGGACTTTCTTCCACACCGGCGAAGATGGAACCTGCCATGATGCAGGAGGCGCCGGCAGCGATGGCTTTTACCATATCGCCGGTATAACGGATACCGCCATCGGCGATCACCGGAATGCCCATTTTCTTCAGTGCTTCAGATGCTTCCAGGATGGCAGACAGCTGAGGGAAACCAGCGCCGGTGACGATACGGGTGGTACAGATAGAACCAGGTCCCACACCTACTTTCACCGCGTCGGCTCCTGCCTGAGCGAGCGCCAGTGCACCTTCTGCAGTGGCCACGTTACCGGCGATCACCTGCAGTTTAGGGAAGGCTTTCTTTAATTTTTTGAGCGTGTTGATCACCGCGATGGAGTGACCATGGGAGCTGTCCAGGCACACTACGTCAACACCTACGTTGATGAGGGCCTGGGCACGGTCCAGTACATCAGGGGTAATACCGAGAGCAGCACCTACCAGCAGGCGGCCGAATTCATCTTTTACGGCATTGGGATAGCTGGTCAGCTGGAGAATGTCGCGATAAGTGATCAGGCCAACCAGTTTACCTTGTTTGTTAACAACCGGCAGCTTTTCTATTTTATATTGCTGAAGGATTTTTTCCGCCTTTTTCAGGTCGGTGCCTTCTGGTGCTGTGATGAGTTTTTCACTGGTCATTACTTCAGACACCAGGCGCTTTTTGTTTCTTTCAAAACGCAGATCCCTGTTGGTCAGAATACCAACCAGTTTGTTATTGTCATCGATAATGGGAATACCACCAATGCCGTTTTCTTTCATGAGCTTCAGCGCCTGGCCAATAGTGGCGTCGGCTTTCAGGGTAACGGGGTCCATAATCAGACCGCTTTCGCTACGTTTTACCCTTCTTACCATCTCCGCTTGTCTTTCGATGCTCATGTTTTTGTGGAGAATACCTATACCCCCTTCTCTCGCCAGCGCGATAGCCAGGTTGGCTTCTGTCACAGTGTCCATAGCCGCTGATACCATTGGTATGTTCAGGCGCAGGTTCTTGGTGAGTTGCGTGGAGATGTTTACTTCTTTAGGCAGAACTTCGCTGTAGGCCGGCACGAGGAGCACGTCGTCAAAGGTAAGGCCGTCAGCTACAAATTTGGGTTTAGATTTTCCCGCAGGCATGATGCAATTATTAATCAGTTAAAAAATAATTGCACGCAAATGTAGCTCTATTTTGCCAATAAATAAAATATTCACCGCCAACGCGCCGGGGAGCGACTGTTAACATTACGTTATTAACCCACGCAATATCTTTAGATGACCAGCTCGTAACGCTGTCCGGGCAAGCTTTTGAGGATGCTTTGCATTTCCATGCTGAACACTGCTTCCGCTACCTCGCTGCCGGTAAGGCCGGTCAGCAGATACAACTCTTCTACGTGCCGGGGCGACTTCTCCCGCAGTAGTTGCATCAGTTTTTGTTCATTGTCTGACAATTGTAAAAACAATTCCCGCTGTATAACCGGCGGCCGTGAACGCTCTTCCCAGCCCATCATCTGTAAAACGTCCGCCGCTCCGGTGATTAACATCGCTTTATTGTTTTTTATAAGATGATTGCAGCCTGCCGCCTGCGGATCATCCGCTCTGCCCGGAATACAGAACACATCGCGGTGGTAACCGCCCGCCAGGTCGGCGGTGATCAGCGATCCGCCCTGAAGCCCGCTTTCTATAACGATAGTGGCGTCACAGATGCCGGCCACAATACGGTTACGCTTCGGGAAATTTTGCCTGTCAGGCAAATGGCCACTCATAAAGTCGGTCAACAGCCCGCCCTGCGCCATCATGGCTACCGCCGTGTTTTTGTGCGCAGCAGGATAAATACGGTCCAGCCCATGCGCCAGCACGCCAATCGTAGGCGTACCGGCCTGTAAAGCCGTTTCGTGGGCTAATATATCGATGCCATATGCCAGTCCGCTCACCACCGTCACCTGTGCGGCAGCCAGCTCTTCCGTCAGTTGACGGCACATACGCCGTCCATAGGCAGAGGGTTTCCGCGTACCCACCACACTGACCATCCGGGGGACATTCAGCGAAGCGGTGCCTTTGTAATATAACAGCGACGGACTGTCGTAACAGTGGTGCAGGCGCTGCGGATAATCCGGCTGCGTACAGAACAACGCCCGGATACCATACTTCTTCATAAAATGAATTTCTTTCTCCGCCTCACTGAAATCGCGGAAAGCACAGATGGCATTGGCCCTGATGCTGCCCACTGTTTCAATGCGTTCCAGCTCGCGCCGCCGCGCACGAAAAATATCGCCGGCGCTGCCAAACGTCTCCAGCAGCTTACGGATAATGACATCGCCGATTAATGGAATACGGGTTAAGGCTACCTGGTATAGTAACTCCTCGGGCATAACAAACAATTTCCTTTTAAATTACGATTTTCCCTTCAGCACGCATGTTGCCGGAACCGATTATTTTTGCAGTCAACAACAGTAATTTTTTATGATGATGAAACGGTTATGGTCAGGCGTACTGCTGCTGGGAATGCTGGCCTGTAAGACAACAACTCCGGTCGCTGTGCAAACATCCGCTGCGCCGGCCACACAGCTCACGCCTTATGGTCCTGCATGGGCCGCCTTATGGCAGCAACAGGCAGGCGAATACAAAGCCCTCTGCCTGCAAGCCTATCAGCTGGCAGCTTTGCGGCTGGACCAGTACCTGGCGCAGCCCCATCATCTGCCCCTCGCTGTGGTAACAGATATAGACGAAACGGTGCTCGACAACAGCCCGTATTCTGTTCACCAGGCACTGAACGGCAAAAGTTATGACGATAAAAGCTGGATGGAATGGACCGCCAAAGCGATCGCCGATACAGTACCGGGCGCTCCTGCTTTCTTTAAATACGCGGCTTCCAAAGGCGTAAAAGTGTTTTACATCACCAACAGGCTGGAAGCGGAAAGGGCTGCTACCCTGAAAAACCTGCAGCACTATGGCTTCCCGGATGCTGTTGATCAAAATTTGTTGCTGAAAACAGCCGGCTCCGGCAAAGAACCCCGCCGCCAGCAAGTGTTGCAGCAGTATGAAATTGTAATGCTTTTTGGTGATAACCTCAGCGATTTCTCCGCTATCTTCGATAAAAAACCGGTGGCAGAAAGAAATGCCGCCGCCCTGCAATCCGCTGCCAGCTTCGGCAGCCGGTTTATCGTGCTGCCCAACCCGATGTACGGAGACTGGGAAGGGGCGCTGTATAATTATCAGTATAGGCTCACACCGCAACAGAAAGACAGCGTGATGAAAGCGCGGCTGCGGAATTACTAGGATTCTTTCACGCAAAGCGCGCTAAGTTTTTGATTTTTTTTTGAGAAAATTTAAGAACGCAAAGGAGCGGAGATCAGCTATCAGATAGATATTTGCTTATCGAATTTGTCTGTTAAAAACAAGAACGTAATCATTTTATGCAATCTCCGCTCCTTTGCGTTCTTAAATTTTCTCAAAAAAAAATCAAAAACTTAGCGCGCTTTGCGTGAAAACTACTCCACGCCTACGATACGGAATACCGTTCTCCTGTTGGCAGCGCGGCCTTCTTCTGTATCGTTGCCCGCAATGGGTTGTGTTTCCCCGTAACCCCTGGACGTCAGGCGGTTGATGTTGATACCTTTGTCTGTCAGGTATTTCACGACCGCTTTTGCACGGTTGGTGGACAGCGTGATGTTATCTTTATCTGAGCCCACATTATCGGTATGACCGGCAATTTCAATCTTAAGCGAAGGGTTGTCCTGCATCAGTTTCACGAGTTTGTCCAGCTCGGTCACTGAAGCGGGTTCCAGGCTGTACTGGTTGCTCTGGAAGAAGATATTGTGCAGGATGATGCTGGCGTTAACGGCCAGTGGTTGTAAGGGAATGTTTTTCTCAAAAGGTGTTCCCGGGTGATGATCTTTCAGGGAGAAGTTATCGGAGTAAAAGAGGTATCCCTTTTTATTGACGTGGAAAGCGTAGTCCTTGCCTACAGGCAACGGTGCCAGGAAGTCGCCGTTATCGTTTGTCTTCACGGCGGCTATCGGGTAACCTCCCTGCAGGTCTATCACGTCGATATTGGCGGTAAGCCTTTTATGTGTGGTGGTATCGTACACATATCCTTTTACGTAGAGTGTTTGCAGCGGGCGTGCTTCGGGGTAGAGTTCAAAGCGGTAGATATCCAGAGCACCGCGGGTATCGGACCGGTCGGAGGCAAAGTAGGCGGTTTTACCGTTGGCTTCCACAACCAGGGAGGCGTCTTCATCGATGGTGTTGATAGGGTAGCCGAGGTTGGTGGCGGGTCCCCAGCTGCCGTCAGGCTGACGGCGGGAATAGAAGATATCGAGGCCGCCATAGCCGGGGTGACCGTTAGAGGCGAAATACAGCGTCTGGCCGTCGGCATGGATGAAGGGAGTGGTTTCCCGGCCGCGGGTATTAATGTTGGGACCAAGTCTCTCCGGAGCGCTCCAGCGGCCGTTTTCAAGGCGGCGGCTCATGAACAGGTCAGCGCCGGCGTCGGTGGTTTCGCGGGCAAAATACAGCGTTTGTTTATCGGCGGAGAGGCAGGGTTGTGATTCCCAGTCCCGCGTATTGATGGGCGCGCCGATGTTCCGGGGCGGCGTCCAGCCATTGGCTGTTTTTTCGGAATAGTAGATGTCGCAGCTGCCTTTGCCTTCGGGGAATTCGCAGCCGGTGAACACGAGCAGGGTACCGTCCTGCGAGATGTTCTGCGCGCCTTCGTTGAACGAGCTGTTCACCGGTTCACCCATGTTCTGTGCGGGCTGCCAGCCGCTGCTGTCACGGCGGGAGATGAAGAAATCTTCATTAC encodes:
- the guaB gene encoding IMP dehydrogenase, translated to MPAGKSKPKFVADGLTFDDVLLVPAYSEVLPKEVNISTQLTKNLRLNIPMVSAAMDTVTEANLAIALAREGGIGILHKNMSIERQAEMVRRVKRSESGLIMDPVTLKADATIGQALKLMKENGIGGIPIIDDNNKLVGILTNRDLRFERNKKRLVSEVMTSEKLITAPEGTDLKKAEKILQQYKIEKLPVVNKQGKLVGLITYRDILQLTSYPNAVKDEFGRLLVGAALGITPDVLDRAQALINVGVDVVCLDSSHGHSIAVINTLKKLKKAFPKLQVIAGNVATAEGALALAQAGADAVKVGVGPGSICTTRIVTGAGFPQLSAILEASEALKKMGIPVIADGGIRYTGDMVKAIAAGASCIMAGSIFAGVEESPGETIIYEGRKFKSYRGMGSIEAMQEGSKDRYFQDEDDIKKLVPEGIVGRVPYKGYLSEVIQQFVGGLRAGMGLTGSKDVKALQGAQFVKITAATVKENHPHDVVITKEAPNYSR
- the dprA gene encoding DNA-processing protein DprA, whose protein sequence is MPEELLYQVALTRIPLIGDVIIRKLLETFGSAGDIFRARRRELERIETVGSIRANAICAFRDFSEAEKEIHFMKKYGIRALFCTQPDYPQRLHHCYDSPSLLYYKGTASLNVPRMVSVVGTRKPSAYGRRMCRQLTEELAAAQVTVVSGLAYGIDILAHETALQAGTPTIGVLAHGLDRIYPAAHKNTAVAMMAQGGLLTDFMSGHLPDRQNFPKRNRIVAGICDATIVIESGLQGGSLITADLAGGYHRDVFCIPGRADDPQAAGCNHLIKNNKAMLITGAADVLQMMGWEERSRPPVIQRELFLQLSDNEQKLMQLLREKSPRHVEELYLLTGLTGSEVAEAVFSMEMQSILKSLPGQRYELVI
- a CDS encoding 5'-nucleotidase, lipoprotein e(P4) family translates to MMMKRLWSGVLLLGMLACKTTTPVAVQTSAAPATQLTPYGPAWAALWQQQAGEYKALCLQAYQLAALRLDQYLAQPHHLPLAVVTDIDETVLDNSPYSVHQALNGKSYDDKSWMEWTAKAIADTVPGAPAFFKYAASKGVKVFYITNRLEAERAATLKNLQHYGFPDAVDQNLLLKTAGSGKEPRRQQVLQQYEIVMLFGDNLSDFSAIFDKKPVAERNAAALQSAASFGSRFIVLPNPMYGDWEGALYNYQYRLTPQQKDSVMKARLRNY
- a CDS encoding OmpA family protein, which encodes MKRALLLSACLWCCCLQIQAQTVTYETAPKKAKALFDQAVDAVRMYKSREAIALLQNALKAAPGFTDAYGQMGLCYIDLKDYASAKESFTKLKQLDSSGLKPVLVAYSRAMAGTGDFQGALNTITQYLATAKSPGANAEKLKANYTFAVAQRQQVPFHPENLGDQINSKDPEYFPSLTIDAQTLIYTRRVNGRNEDFFISRRDSSGWQPAQNMGEPVNSSFNEGAQNISQDGTLLVFTGCEFPEGKGSCDIYYSEKTANGWTPPRNIGAPINTRDWESQPCLSADKQTLYFARETTDAGADLFMSRRLENGRWSAPERLGPNINTRGRETTPFIHADGQTLYFASNGHPGYGGLDIFYSRRQPDGSWGPATNLGYPINTIDEDASLVVEANGKTAYFASDRSDTRGALDIYRFELYPEARPLQTLYVKGYVYDTTTHKRLTANIDVIDLQGGYPIAAVKTNDNGDFLAPLPVGKDYAFHVNKKGYLFYSDNFSLKDHHPGTPFEKNIPLQPLAVNASIILHNIFFQSNQYSLEPASVTELDKLVKLMQDNPSLKIEIAGHTDNVGSDKDNITLSTNRAKAVVKYLTDKGININRLTSRGYGETQPIAGNDTEEGRAANRRTVFRIVGVE